A genome region from Arachis duranensis cultivar V14167 chromosome 6, aradu.V14167.gnm2.J7QH, whole genome shotgun sequence includes the following:
- the LOC107494181 gene encoding uncharacterized protein LOC107494181 — MGSKENIQLHVLPEEEAWDLFRDMAGVDTTDKANIKHIARKVAKECGGLPLAIVTTGSGLRNKAKPQWEYAFEQLQHSKLLNKVQSSIELSITSLGTEEHKYCLFLCALFPEDFDVPVECVLRHAVGMRLINLAGALGKARNMVDTLVDDLKRCFLLLESGKRDCVKIHDVVRDVVLSIASRKEHGFEVRQGNDELKQLKKQDKVDHFKALSLILADAITNGIDYPMLELFQARSEREEAILWPENFFQRMSKIRVLTMNKLRIPTMPSLFQTPVTLRTLQLEDCDVGDVSVIGNILVELEILSLSRSNIKELPTEIGQLSSLKLLDLTECNELAIISDNVFARLSQLEELYFRVSNFPWMLNKPILGELIELSQHLKVFEIRVREVEILPKDLSFKNIERFWIYVAQYVYWGDDRGFGYLEPNKLVFRHTSYKKSIKCSPVLMQLIKRCEVLKLEGVKDMKNVICELDDNGFQCLTNLELYSCPDVMYVVDCITATSYTAFPLLKSLSIMNLPMLKEICKASDNHHKVNNPLISEFLNLEKLYLERLPLFTGFSNAIDSTEPPSSTDSSHRGSSCTNERVNASQTKEDESMSKSNCQNKLFSSIWMLQFPVLETITLEICHSLEEVFDLREYLKSSNTQMFPQLREINIYRLPKLKYVWGNVPHSVDGFHNLRSIQISSCDSLSHVFTPATVKAMVNLETLKISYCNSMVALVADEEEGDLETKGREHTIIFNKLCSLSLYRLPNFENLYTDSAKLEWPSLRTFYFRYCPKLKISLIPTQLKTENRDFSNSNSSSSSHRPLIGCMPWPLTFVRHRSQETTTSMEASLAQDQEEPAISEIKGKAEISHVPILEDLTLIHSDSVEEVVLLEGTHNSSIDICDYDNLEKRTSMMVTFTHLVSLQLFGLPNLENFCSFAINGKQEGRDSNEGSERILREKPFINGLLVPNLTSLHMSKCDRIKILFSFSTFGRLQNLRVSNCKNIEEIVSKDNINTSEDKVMFPKLEKLSLKSLPKLKAFCQVSYSFELSSLQEVMIKDCMNMEVFSRGSCHTTKLKNVTMNSKATYFKCNISVQKEDQLNSTIEGFRTFMELQEEKMIRWSDLHDKDIIKNLFEISVMNISGYHELSMLVQLKEMGMLRHVRELSITSCDSLEEVFEARGEMLTKEGYDQSINYGLESIKLQDLPKVRSIWGLNIVRHVSFTKLTSIEIARCNNLKCVMSYSVAKSLVEIKELEVKNCEMIEEIVKKEEEEKIMNMGAGCKDKTLFPKLEKLSLENLPNLRCFCYGDYDYDIPLSNENEDKKKQEQVQVNNDTLTLGDMNLTLYYLHNYSGKYKVELQEVDTFEYVDEKPQYKHLVGYMKRVSRLEVESCNKLLTCVQSNTIHSLLFQHLKELHVRQCHIMEVVFEGTGTGIHKSQLVRMELHSLPKLNHIWRNNNSVIGFENLNILIISRCHDLRFVFPNVSAARSLSNLEALDVQECKEMEEIIGNNNSNKSVQHKGAKIIFPNLYSIRLSKLPKLNSFCSISSFYFDLPYCDG, encoded by the exons ATGGGAAGCAAGGAGAATATCCAGCTTCATGTGTTGCCTGAAGAAGAAGCCTGGGACCTATTTCGGGACATGGCAGGGGTTGACACTACAGACAAGGCCAACATAAAGCACATTGCAAGGAAGGTTGCAAAAGAATGCGGAGGCTTGCCCCTTGCTATAGTGACAACAGGAAGTGGGCTACGAAACAAAGCTAAGCCTCAATGGGAGTATGCATTTGAGCAACTACAACATTCTAAGTTGCTGAATAAGGTTCAATCAAGCATTGAGCTTAGCATTACGTCTTTAGGAACTGAAGAGCACAAATATTGCCTTTTTCTTTGCGCCTTGTTTCCTGAAGACTTTGATGTTCCGGTAGAATGTGTGCTGCGTCACGCCGTGGGGATGCGATTGATTAATTTGGCTGGTGCGCTGGGAAAAGCAAGAAACATGGTGGACACTTTGGTGGATGACCTCAAAAGGTGCTTTTTATTGCTGGAAAGTGGAAAACGTGACTGTGTGAAGATACATGATGTTGTACGCGATGTTGTCTTATCAATTGCATCTCGAAAAGAGCACGGTTTTGAGGTGCGGCAAGGTAATGATGAATTGAAGCAGTTGAAGAAACAAGACAAGGTGGATCATTTCAAAGCACTATCACTCATTTTGGCAGATGCAATCACCAATGGCATAGACTATCCAATGCTTGAGCTCTTTCAAGCGCGATCAGAAAGGGAGGAAGCGATTTTGTGGCCGGAGAATTTCTTCCAAAGAATGAGTAAGATCAGAGTTTTGACAATGAACAAGTTGCGCATTCCAACAATGCCGTCTCTTTTCCAAACCCCCGTGACCTTAAGGACATTGCAATTAGAAGATTGTGATGTTGGAGATGTGTCCGTGATTGGCAATATACTTGTTGAACTCGAAATCTTAAGCCTCTCCCGCTCCAACATTAAAGAACTTCCAACTGAAATCGGACAATTAAGCTCTCTGAAATTGCTCGACTTGACAGAATGTAATGAACTTGCCATCATTTCAGATAATGTCTTTGCAAGGTTGTCCCAGTTGGAAGAACTTTATTTCAGGGTAAGCAACTTCCCTTGGATGCTAAACAAGCCAATTCTCGGTGAGTTGATAGAACTTTCTCAACACTTGAAGGTTTTTGAAATCCGAGTAAGAGAGGTAGAAATTCTGCCTAAAGATTTGAGTTTCAAAAATATAGAGAGGTTTTGGATTTACGTGGCTCAATATGTATATTGGGGTGACGATCGTGGTTTTGGATATCTGGAGCCAAATAAGTTAGTGTTCAGACATACAAGTTACAAGAAGTCTATCAAGTGTAGCCCAGTACTAATGCAATTGATTAAGAGATGTGAAGTGCTCAAGTTGGAAGGCGTGAAGGACATGAAAAATGTGATTTGTGAATTAGATGACAACGGATTCCAGTGCTTGACAAATCTAGAACTATATTCATGTCCAGATGTTATGTATGTTGTAGATTGCATCACTGCAACTTCTTACACTGCCTTCCCGTTATTGAAGTCATTGTCAATAATGAATCTCCCAATGCTAAAGGAGATATGTAAGGCATCCGACAATCACCATAAAGTCAACAACCCGTTGATTTCTGAGTTCTTAAATTTAGAGAAATTGTATTTGGAGCGTCTTCCACTATTCACTGGCTTCAGCAATGCCATCGATTCAACTGAGCCACCTTCATCAACAGATTCATCTCATCGT GGTTCGAGTTGCACAAATGAAAGAGTTAATGCTTCACAAACTAAGGAAGATGAGTCTATGTCTAAATCAAATTGTCAAAACAAGTTATTTTCATCTATTTGGATGCTACAATTTCCAGTATTGGAAACCATCACCTTAGAGATCTGTCATTCCTTGGAGGAAGTATTTGACTTGCGAGAATATTTAAAGTCGTCCAATACCCAAATGTTTCCTCAGCTGCgagaaatcaacatctatagACTTCCTAAGCTAAAATATGTGTGGGGTAATGTTCCGCATAGCGTTGATGGGTTTCACAATTTGAGATCAATTCAAATTTCGTCATGTGACTCTTTAAGTCACGTGTTTACACCAGCCACTGTCAAAGCAATGGTGAATCTTGagacattaaaaatatcttattgCAACTCGATGGTGGCTTTAGTTGCTGATGAAGAAGAGGGAGATCTTGAAACCAAaggaagagaacatactatcatctttaataaattatgttCTTTATCACTCTATAGACTTCcgaattttgaaaacttgtaTACAGATTCCGCAAAGTTAGAATGGCCATCATTGAGAACATTCTATTTTCGGTATTGTCCCAAGTTGAAGATATCTTTGATACCAACCCAATTGAAGACAGAAAACAGGGACTTTAGCAATTCCAACTCATCAAGCTCCTCTCATCGGCCCCTTATTGGTTGCATGCCTTGGCCACTTACATTTGTTCGCCACCGCAGTCAAGAGACTACTACAAGCATG GAAGCATCATTGGCacaagatcaagaagaaccTGCAATTTCTGAAATCAAGGGCAAGGCAGAAATAAGCCATGTACCAATTCTTGAAGATCTTACTCTGATTCACTCTGATTCAGTGGAAGAAGTAGTTTTGCTTGAGGGAACACACAATTCCAGCATTGACATTTGTGATTATGACAATTTAGAAAAAAGAACAAGCATGATGGTTACTTTCACTCACTTGGTGTCACTTCAATTGTTTGGACTACCAAATCTTGagaatttttgttcttttgcaatCAACGGCAAGCAAGAAGGCAGG GATTCTAATGAAGGCAGTGAGAGAATATTGAGAGAAAAGCCTTTTATTAATGGATTATTAGTTCCAAACTTAACATCTCTACACATGTCTAAGTGTGACAGAATAAAGATATTGTTCTCTTTTTCAACTTTTGGAAGGCTTCAAAATTTAAGAGTAAGTAATTGCAAGAACATAGAAGAAATAGTATCCAAAGACAACATTAACACAAGTGAAGATAAAGTCATGTTCCCAAAATTAGAGAAACTAAGTCTTAAAAGCTTACCAAAACTAAAAGCCTTCTGTCAAGTTTCCTACTCCTTTGAGTTGTCATCTCTGCAAGAAGTAATGATTAAAGACTGTATGAACATGGAAGTGTTTTCACGGGGATCTTGTCATACGACTAAGCTCAAGAATGTCACCATGAATTCGAAGGCAACATACTTCAAGTGCAATATCTCTGTGCAAAAAGAAGACCAGTTGAATTCTACTATAGAGGGATTTAGAACATTT ATGGAAttacaagaagaaaagatgaTTAGGTGGAGCGATCTCCATGATAAAGACATAATTAAGAACTTGTTTGAGATTTCAGTTATGAATATCAGTGGGTATCATGAACTCTCAATGCTTGTTCAGCTCAAGGAGATGGGCATGCTTCGACATGTAAGGGAACTAAGCATTACTAGTTGTGATTCACTAGAAGAGGTGTTTGAAGCAAGAGGAGAAATGCTTACGAAGGAAGGATATGATCAAAGCATAAATTATGGATTAGAGAGCATAAAATTACAAGATTTACCAAAAGTGAGGAGCATATGGGGACTCAATATTGTGAGGCATGTAAGTTTTACCAAGTTAACGTCAATTGAAATTGCAAGATGCAACAATTTAAAGTGTGTGATGTCCTATTCTGTTGCCAAAAGCCTTGTGGAGATAAAAGAACTAGAAGTTAAAAACTGTGAGATGATAGAAGAGATTgtcaaaaaagaagaggaagagaaaatcATGAACATGGGTGCAGGCTGTAAAGATAAGACCTTATTTCCAAAATTGGAGAAGTTGAGTCTTGAAAATTTGCCGAACTTGAGATGTTTCTGTTATGGAGATTATGACTATGACATCCCATTGAGCAATGAAAATGAAGATAAGAAGAAACAGGAACAAGTGCAG GTTAATAATGACACGCTCACCCTTGGAGACATGAATTTGACACTATATTATCTTCACAATTATTCAGGCAAATATAAG GTGGAGTTGCAAGAAGTAGACACATTTGAATATGTTGACGAGAAACCTCAATACAAGCACTTGGTGGGCTACATGAAGAGGGTATCAAGGCTTGAAGTTGAGAGCTGCAACAAGCTTCTCACATGTGTCCAATCAAACACCATTCATTCATTATTATTCCAACATCTGAAAGAGCTTCATGTACGGCAATGTCATATTATGGAAGTTGTATTTGAAGGGACTGGCACTGGGATTCATAAATCACAATTAGTAAGGATGGAGTTGCATTCTCTGCCCAAACTGAATCACATTTGGAGAAACAACAACTCTGTCATAGGCTTTGAGAATTTGAATATTCTAATAATTAGTAGGTGCCATGATTTGAGGTTTGTGTTTCCAAATGTGTCCGCTGCCAGAAGCCTTTCGAATCTGGAAGCACTTGATGTGCAGGAATGTAAAGAGATGGAAGAGATCATTGGGaacaataatagtaataagtcTGTGCAGCATAAGGGAGCAAAGATTATATTCCCAAATTTATACAGCATTCGGCTGAGTAAGTTACCGAAGCTAAACAGCTTCTGTTCAATAAGCTCTTTCTATTTCGACCTACCATATTGTGATGGATAG
- the LOC127739733 gene encoding uncharacterized protein LOC127739733, with the protein MDLKQRLSSFRRSSIEKILTPQENQAKIDEVRKIIGPVASKFPVMCSDASIQRYLRARKNNSKKAAKMLKCSLKWRLEYKPEMIKWDDIAQEGALGRLYKADYLDSQGRTVLVMRPAITSASAAAGQIKYLVYCLENAIMTLSSKQQEQMVWLVDFQGWNKSCISLKITRETAQILQDHYPERLGLAVMYNPPKVFESFWTMVKPFLEPKTFKKVIFAYPDNTKSLRMMEELFDKDKLESYFGGRNTVGWTLESFSKKMKDDDNKRMSNVSEGGVSTELINESIQIDDNNSDDETSSCDTLGSTMGGDKEEINVQERLDSPKPTILQKDESGAKP; encoded by the exons ATGGATTTGAAACAAAGATTATCATCATTCAGAAGAAGCTCAATAGAAAAAATTCTGACTCCTCAAGAGAATCAAGCAAAg ATTGATGAAGTCAGAAAGATCATTGGTCCAGTTGCAAGTAAGTTTCCAGTTATGTGTTCAGATGCATCAATACAAAGGTACCTCAGAGcaagaaaaaataattctaagaAAGCAGCAAAGATGCTCAAATGCAGCTTGAAATGGAGGTTAGAGTACAAGCCTGAGATGATTAAATGG GATGATATAGCTCAAGAAGGTGCTTTAGGAAGGCTATACAAAGCTGATTACTTGGATTCACAAGGGAGGACTGTTCTTGTCATGAGACCTGCTATTACG AGTGCAAGCGCCGCAGCAGGGCAGATCAAGTACCTTGTTTACTGTTTGGAGAATGCCATAATGACTTTGAGTTCTAAGCAGCAGGAACAGATGGTTTGGCTGGTTGATTTTCAAGGGTGGAACAAATCCTGCATATCATTGAAGATTACAAGGGAAACTGCTCAAATCTTGCAGGATCATTACCCTGAGAGATTGGGCCTTGCAGTCATGTACAACCCACCAAAAGTATTTGAGTCCTTTTGGACG ATGGTAAAGCCATTTCTTGAGCCAAAGACTTTCAAGAAGGTGATATTCGCTTATCCGGACAACACGAAAAGCCTAAGGATGATGGAAGAACTCTTTGACAAGGACAAGCTGGAATCCTACTTCGGCGGGCGAAACACCGTCGGATGGACCCTCGAgtctttttccaaaaaaatgaaagatgaTGACAATAAGAGGATGTCTAATGTCAGTGAAGGTGGTGTTTCAACAGAACTCATCAATGAATCAATTCAAATAGATGACAACAACTCGGATGATGAAACATCTAGTTGTGACACTCTTGGTTCAACCATGGGGGGAGATAAAGAAGAGATTAATGTACAAGAAAGACTAGATTCTCCTAAACCTACAATTCTGCAAAAAGATGAATCTGGTGCAAAGCCCTGA